GGCTGGTGCTGCCGGGCAGGGCGGCGGTGCCGTCGCGCAGCTGGGCGAGCCCGTCCGCGAGGGCCTGGGCCCCCTCGGCGCTGGCGCCCGCCCCGGAGGCGAGCTGGTCGCTGCCGTCGGCGAGCTCGGCGGTGCCGTCGCTCAGCCCGTCGAGCCCGTCGGCGAGCTGCCGGGCGCCCTCGTCGGTGGCGGCCAGGCCGTCGGCGAGCTCGCCGGAGCCGGTGCCGATCTCCCCGGCGCCCGCGGCGGCCTCGGACAGCGAGGTCCGCACGCCGGAGAAGCCGACGTAGAGCCCGTCGAGGTAGGTGGTCGTCAGCTCCTCGCCCAGCGTGGCGGCGACCACCCCGCCGACGAGGGCGGCGACCGCCCCGTCGCCGACCGGCCCGGCCTCCGCCGTCCGGACGTCGACGGTCGCGCCGGTGGCGTCGGCCGGGTCCGTCGCCGACAGCGAGGTC
This Aquipuribacter hungaricus DNA region includes the following protein-coding sequences:
- a CDS encoding YhgE/Pip domain-containing protein, with protein sequence PAPAARRPWRRLATLGGLALVPAVVAGAVAWGLPDPASNLDRIEAAVVNLDEPVTVQGETVPLGRQVVAALTAGVGLDGEPLPEVDGEGLPSDLTWTLTDADGAEDGLAEGRYAAVVTIPEDFSAAATSLSATDPADATGATVDVRTAEAGPVGDGAVAALVGGVVAATLGEELTTTYLDGLYVGFSGVRTSLSEAAAGAGEIGTGSGELADGLAATDEGARQLADGLDGLSDGTAELADGSDQLASGAGASAEGAQALADGLAQLRDGTAALPGSTS